Genomic DNA from Electrophorus electricus isolate fEleEle1 chromosome 23, fEleEle1.pri, whole genome shotgun sequence:
CTCTTTAGCCAAATCTGCAAAagattgaaaaaataaaagtttaaaagcaAACACGACCGTGTGGTCTTTGGTTTCTAGGAGCTGTGGAACCATGCAGATGGTTTGTTTATCTGATGAGGGGTTTTTCATCAAATCTAATTCAGCTGTAGACTATAAAGGATCAACACCTTTGAAAAATATTCACTGggaaaacttttctttttttttttggagtctGGAATATCTTGGACTAACTGTACTGCCAGGGCTCAAAGGTTCCTCTCTACAAATCTTCCTCCATTTAGCAAGAACTCATTCTGTGGAGTaagaaacacagagcacagcattCCATGCTCTGGGCCAACATGCACACTTGAGCATGCTGAACTCactaaacacactgaacacaatgaagtcaaaaacacaatgaactCACTGAACACAGTGAATAAACAGACTCAAGTGTTACAAATGCTTTAATGTTTAACTGAGCGCTGAGCTGTACTAATGGTGATGTAACCGAGCGCTGTGCTGGACTAACAGTCGTGTAACCGAGCACTGTGCTGGACTAACGGATGTGTGACTAAGCACTTACCCTGCGGAAGGAGTTCTGAAGCAGATTGAAGAGTGCGTAATTTCAGTCTGGGTCCCAGAGTCTCTGGGGAACTGTGCGAGTTGACTGGTGGTTTTTGTTGAGTGGGTGGAAGTAGAGGTACCTTCTTCCCCTCTGCAGCACAGAAACGCACGTTATGATGTCATCAGCATACGATGTTTTAATTCACCATATTTTCTTATCAACAGTTTACGTCCAGTTCTTCAGTGAGTGCACAAGGGAATATTTATTCCTTAAAACTGAACAACAACAGTATAGGTATGAACACAAGCCTCCACATcacttcaacacacacagctgttaaTCACCACCAAGGGCGTCAGAGAGAAGGTATGGTTTAGCGTTTAGGGAAGTTCACTGCTACATGTACCTACACAACGCTCCTAAACACGAGGCACTGACCTGTGCTTATCTGCAGCCAAAGAGCTCAGATGGACCAACAGTTGCACTGTCGGCACAGACGAGTGACCTTACCACACCGTGTCATCTGAGACTTTACTCTACTTCCCTTCTTATTTGGTTTAATCTTCAATTAATCGTTTTGTatttaaacatgtacacatTTCACCGCTATAGATACAGAGGACTGTAGTGGTGCACTGCAGTGAATAAATGAGTTCAATCACACCAAAAGTAAATATTTGCGCCGATTTATAACCCTGGAGTGTAAAGGCCCTGATTTATAACCCTGGGTGGAGATCAGGTCAGATcgtacacacactgctgtccccGACAGCACCTGCCAGCCAGTACAGAGacccacacctgctccttaccTGTCGTGCGAGGAGGCACCAGGGGGATGGCGACTTTTTCTtcatctggaacacacacagttccacagCATGTCAAACATACACCGTGCTGCAAGGAGCAAAGCGCTCGCAGAAGACCAAAGAGTTGGCCAATCCCCGGGACTCACCGGAGGGGTTCAGATAGATGTTGTCGTGTGGATCCCGATATGGCCCAGGCTGGGAGGGAGACACTGTAGTTCTCGGAGCTGAAGAGGGAAAACCAACATCTCAACCAGCCtgttcgcgcgtgtgtgtgtgtgtgcgcgcgtgagtgtgtgtgtgtgcgcgagtgagtctgtgagtgtgtgtgtgtgcgcaagtctgtgtgtgtgtgtgtgtgcgcgactgtgtgtggtgggggtacCTGGTTTAGGTGCCACTACTGGGGAATGAGTTTCAGggcctctgtgtgcatgctccAAGCTCTTCTCCCCACTTTCTGCATTGTCCTTAATGAATGCtgagacacaacacacaacacactactgAGCACGCTCCCAGCCGCATCACAGCCGCGCTCTACTGAGCACGCTCACAGCCGCGCTCTACTGAGCACGCTCACAGCCGCATCACGGCCGCGCTCTACTGAGCACACTCACAGCCGCATCACAGAGTTACAGTAGAATTTTTAAACAGGTATTTCATGATAGAAAGCAACTTTTCACAATTCGTATCATAGCCAAATGATGGGAACTGAAACAAGGTGTAACTTTAGAGAACTAATTCTGTGAAACGTGAACAGTCCTGAACAGGAAGTATGATGGTTTTAACCCAAAACCAGAAGCCTAATGtaaacagatttaaataaacTCAGTTACCTTGGAAGAAgactgaatttaaatgaaatgacacactatacatcaaaaatgtttgtcttctgtctgtctccttacTTTAGCTCATCAAGTTTTAGCTATTTACTGTTCAACTggtctttctttttattcttaatGCATTTTGATCTCTTGAAAGTACTAAATAAACTCTATATAAATTAAAgtaatccccccccacacacacacacacgtgggttAGCACCCAAGTGAAGAGAACACTATGGACATTCACTTCCCACCTGGTGTAGGAAACTTGTTTCACAGCTATCACATACTGACTGGAAGCTGCAGCACTGTAACCATGACAAACACGGCTGTCTTGTTAAAGTAAACATATACCAGCGTTTGGAgacatttttaatcaattttACTCATGTGGAGAACACATTCAGAGGTTGACGTTAGGAATGTATCtgatgtgttttatataaaaccGACACGTTACACTAATCTGTGGCCTAAACGTTTGTTAGTTATAAGAATTAAAAGGGAACCTTAAAGTCAATCTAGAGCAAGGGAAACACTCAGACTATAGCAGGGGAAACTCAGACTCAGACTCTTCATCACCCCACCTCCCACGTGGGTGCCACCCCCTCATTATGTATGCGGGTCTTACTGATGCTTTCTTCATAAGCCTGCTCCAGAACCAGGGGCTTCAGGGCTCCGCACGTCTTCTGCACCAAACAGCTTATAACATCATGCAGAGTCTCACACGGAATCTGAAGCACACGGGCAGATCCCACTGGATgttacacatttttatacacataTGCTAAAGTTTAGGACACTTTGGTACAGACCTGCCGTGATTATATGCGATCGCAGCAAACTGTAATTGTATGGAACTGTATGACAATGTCAGATTGTGTGGGGTAGCTTGTGACGGATTTGACTACTTGCGTGTAACTGTGTGTTATACTCACTGGGTCCTCAACAGCAATAGCAAAACCTCCCTCATGCTGTCGTGACACCCGGTAGTGTCTGAACACAGGActgctgagcagagagagacagtgagagagagataactaGTGAAACCAGATTCTTTTCATAGCTTTTGGCAACATTTCTGTGGAGTCTTCCCACAAGTCatctcagacacacacctacagctatTCTGAGACGAGCGCCAAAACAATCATGCGACGTCTCCAAATATGTGAACATATGCTTGGAGCCGAGCATTtctgagaatgagagtgagtgtgtgggtttaCATATGCAGTTaggaatgcatgtgtgtgtgtgtgtgttacccgtTGAAGTCTTGGCGTGtggagacagccagagagaagcCGTCCCGCCCTTGCCGGAGCAGCAGGTTGCCTTTGTCCTGGTTCCTGTCTAGAAGAACCTCGGCCTCGGCCCGAGATATCTGATAGTAACAACTGCAGAAAGAAGCAGTTGTGTGAGCACAGGAACGCACCATCATAGCAACGTGCGCCCTAATGGGCCTTTATGAAACTGGACATGAAAGACAAGCTACCATTAAAAGGATAATCACTTTAAACCTAATATTAACTGTAGTGAGTCTCCTAAAAGACAATAGGGACAGAAGTCTTAACTCACGCTGGCATTTCAGCCAATATATCTGTGTAGATCGGGGAGACGGGTGCAGCTGTGGCTCTGGTAGGAGATGCAAGCCTCTCCCTGTGGCCCCCAACCGTGCGtcttttcttctcctgctccaccaCCTCCTTCAGCAGGTGAAGCTGGCCAGGCAGCAGGTTGAAGGAACTAGGCAGTGCCAGCTGTGAGACAAAGACATCAGACACTCAGCTTAGTCTGCACACAACCTGAAACCAAGAACTCTGGGAAACCTGAAGAATTATTGGATGTTTTTACTCTAAAGGTTCTCTCCAagcctagccctaaccctaagcacacacaggatgtgtgtacacacagtacacGAGCGACACGCATCCAGGAGAGGAAACAAGAGGACAGATCCACACCACCCCAATGACTAAGCAACCACACGGGTGTCTGAACTCAGCTGAGAGAATATCTGATTTCCTGCGTGGTGTGAGGACCGGCTGAGAGAGGCTTGCTGACCTTTGACACGCAGTAGATGTACCCTTTCCATAGTTCACGTGCCTCGAGGCTCGGAGCCTGGGGATGAGGGGAAGAGTCACATGATGCAATCGCACAACCTCTCATGACCTCATCACCACTTCTCATCATCGTGTCTTAGAACGACACtgtaataactataataatatactATAATAATTCTGGCATAAGGTATTAACTGtgtataaacaaaaaatgtaaaaacaatgaCTGAATGACTGGCAGTGTATTCTGTAAAATGAGAACCCTCACAGTCAGTTGGACATTTCcatcttttaaaaacagttgGAATTTTGCCGCTTCCAGGTTACGGTCATAGGTGGGGTCATCGGAAAGAGAGATACCCTCATCCAGTTCCAGCTTCTCCACATACTGCtcgcgggcacacacacacacacacacatgctcaaaatTAAAGGAAATTAGTGTGCAAGGATATAAAAAGCTCgcagaacaaaaacatgaataCCAAACACCAAATTCACCCAACACGCCTGTTTACCATAAGTAAACTCACATTGTCTTTACTGCTGTGAAAGAAGAACAACGCATTTCCGCATAAGGCCGTCCAAAGCTTGTGAGATGTCTGCAGAACAAAGAAAACGCACATCAACAATCAAACTACATCATTTACACAACAGGACCGGTGGGGGTTCAGACAGATAAGACAGATAAGACAGCCTTATATGGtatgttattaaaatattaaaaaatagcATTAGCatagaatagaataataaatgtaaaagtccCTCATGTCTGTAATTCTACCTCGAGCTGTAGAAACCTCAAACATGGTCTACATGCGGACATTACTTAAGTTTAACTGTCATATCCTTCTGAAAAGAAACGACTGAAATGGAAATGCGCAGCAGAAAGATGGGTTTTAGGAATTTTAAGGATAAGGAATGACAGGCTCTGGGTTTCAGCCTGAAACGATATGATTTTCACACCAGGAAAAATTTGAGAagtttgagaaaaaaaatctccagaAAGCAAAACGATGCAATCAGCAGACGTAGAGTTCTATTTCAGACTAACACAGCAGACAAAACAGTCAGACTGTAGCCTAACACAACATATCCAGAATCAGATTTCATCCAAACCCACTTCACGGAGTCAAATTTCATCCTAAATGTGTATGATACAATATGAATTAACACCTCCAAACATAAACCTAATTACTAAACCCAGAATTTAAAACTGTACATTAAAGTAAACGTCAATTCTATTCAGTGGTATTCTATTGAGTGGTGGCTCagttgttaaggtacttgacttataatcagaaggttcctggttcaagttgccactgttggacccctgagcaaaacccttcatcctcaattactcaagttgtactcagtcagaattgtaagttgctttggataaaagcatcagctaaatgctgtaaatgtattcagttcTATACTATTCCTGTAGTGGGTAGGAACACCATCTCTACTGGGGGGGCCTGGGCTTAGATCCCCTCCTGCTCTGTGATATACCAGTAAGTCtgtgggcaagactcctaacactacactcgcCCTCCTCTGTAACATAACGGAAAGTTGTAAGTtgatctggataagagtgtctgccaaattcattacatgtaaatgttattacaGCCTAAGACTCTTAAACACTTATGGGTATGGAAAGTGgcacatttgcatgtgtgagcaGACAAACCAGTTCTTGTTGACATGTCTACTATTACTGGAAACCACAGTTCAAAGCAGCCTTCCCAAATTGTTCCAAACACCACCCCATACCTGTGCCACCTGTGAGTGATCTCCTCAACTTCCTTATGAGcaattattttcagtaattgtTAACCATTACCGGAGCTGGTATTCACAGGCTGCACCTTCTTTGTGTACTTTGTGCCTTGGGAAATGCAATGACCCACTGAAGGAAGTTTGTGATTCCTGGAGCACACTTATGGCCTACCGGAACTGTTTCTCAATAGTCCAGTGTATTATGGCCTACCGGAACTGTTTCTCAATAGTCCAGTGTATTATGGCCTACTGGAACTGTGTTTCTCAATAGTCCAGTGAAGAGCTTTTGCTCCCTAAaaaccaacacagagagactgaagaggagcttcttcccacaggccattcggaccctgaatcagggcaagtgatgaactgtggggactcTGTGCATGATGTCCACTATAACatcataaaaactgtaaaaactggaaattgtacaaaaaactggaaattgtgcattttggggggggcggggggggggtaggTGGGGGGCTGTACCCAGGTGGGGTTGTGAGGAGCTCTGTCccccaattaaaaaaaacaaaaaacaaaacaaaaccgacCACCACCATTATAAAATTGTCCCAACCTTTGATTAGTGTTGTTATATCACATAAGACATCTGTTactgatattttaatgttaatcataaataaatgtttgtaaatataaatatatataaaatgtaaaatgttaaccATATTAACCACTTATACGCTCCCTCATATTCCTGTTTGGTTCAGCATACGCAGCCGCCGTAGGGTGTGAGATACAGCCTTTAAACCCCAGCCTCCAGGTGAAGTCCACCAACACCCCGTTTATTTCCATACTCGGCCATGGCAGCAGGCTTGCATGTCAACATATGAAAGCGTCTCAGATGTGTTCAGTGCActagtgagtgtatgtgcgtataAAGTCCACTGCTGTCCTGTACGTATGAACGGGACCTTTTCTACGAGCGTTTCTACTGACGCTGCTGCAGCACAGATTACTCGTACGCACCATAACGGCTCCAAAACGGCTTTAAGTGCAACCCAAACggggttttttttcagattCAAAACGGCATATTCAACATTTAAATCATgtttcataataaataaaaaaagaattactGAAATAAAAGAGGTTGCTAGGACGTCCCATATGTaaatttatgttttatgtttttcctgATAGAAATGTTGACTCAGGGCAAAGGTGAAAATAAGATGTGGTTCACATAAATGTCAAAATTGAATTAAACATACAtaatgtagttcaaatgaaataacTACAGAGATGGTGCTTTAGTTGTAGACCGAGCGAATTCTTAAACCGCAGCACAGGGATTAAGAGTAATAACTTACTTTCTCCGTTATCGAGCGCTTTTGCAGGTAGCCCTCGTGATAGCACGTTGGCAGCTGCGCTTTCAGCCGCCCCGCCGCCATACGGGACACGCGCGAAGGTCCGGGACGTGCCTGGGATGCAACTTCACCGGCAGCTCTCATGAAAGTCGATCGAAGGACATGAAGACTACAGCTCTCTGTGCTCGCCGACGGGTCCGTAGAGCGCAAATCCGCGTCGACGGTCCCTAGAAATCCCGTTCAAAGAACCGTAAGCAGGTGACTTGAACACAACGTTGCCGCTTTGGCGTTTTTAAGCCAGGCgcgaggggtgggggtgtccaGCACCGAGGGCTCCGCCCCTCTACCTCGAGGCTGGGGATTTTCGCGTCAATGGATTTGATTCAACACATAgataataagaagaaaaaggagaaaaacatacctttatatatttatttatccatATAATATTTTCTACGTACTAAACGTCAAAGAGCCTGCCATAAAAAACTAGTTCAttcttgaaataaaataaataaaactgagaaATAAAAGCTTGACATATTACCGGATTAGATAAGATAAAGCAGGAaaagcacatacacaaaaaataaaagggtGAAAGTTCGTCTTAAATTAAGGTCTTAGTAAAGTGTCGCAGTAGTAATAGTGCCGCGTAGCGCACTTTTGTCGCCACCTACTGGATGAATACGGTCAAAGCCCAGCGAGCATGCACCGCAAGTCCCGTCATTACCGTAACACCTCTAGTATGCGGGTAACCCGGCACACTGCTCACTGGGCCGCCGGAAACTAGATATAAAACTGTGACAACGTAAATGCACAAAGCAATACAACATGCTTACTGTGAGTGTTTAGATCACGGGAGTGTGATCTACAGCGCTGGCGAAAA
This window encodes:
- the stap2b gene encoding signal-transducing adaptor protein 2b isoform X2, which encodes MRAAGEVASQARPGPSRVSRMAAGRLKAQLPTCYHEGYLQKRSITEKTSHKLWTALCGNALFFFHSSKDNYVEKLELDEGISLSDDPTYDRNLEAAKFQLFLKDGNVQLTAPSLEARELWKGYIYCVSKLALPSSFNLLPGQLHLLKEVVEQEKKRRTVGGHRERLASPTRATAAPVSPIYTDILAEMPACYYQISRAEAEVLLDRNQDKGNLLLRQGRDGFSLAVSTRQDFNGPVFRHYRVSRQHEGGFAIAVEDPIPCETLHDVISCLVQKTCGALKPLVLEQAYEESITFIKDNAESGEKSLEHAHRGPETHSPVVAPKPAPRTTVSPSQPGPYRDPHDNIYLNPSDEEKVAIPLVPPRTTEGKKVPLLPPTQQKPPVNSHSSPETLGPRLKLRTLQSASELLPQDLAKELKVEVQKRYMSDQLTS
- the stap2b gene encoding signal-transducing adaptor protein 2b isoform X1 is translated as MRAAGEVASQARPGPSRVSRMAAGRLKAQLPTCYHEGYLQKRSITEKTSHKLWTALCGNALFFFHSSKDNYVEKLELDEGISLSDDPTYDRNLEAAKFQLFLKDGNVQLTAPSLEARELWKGYIYCVSKLALPSSFNLLPGQLHLLKEVVEQEKKRRTVGGHRERLASPTRATAAPVSPIYTDILAEMPACYYQISRAEAEVLLDRNQDKGNLLLRQGRDGFSLAVSTRQDFNGSPVFRHYRVSRQHEGGFAIAVEDPIPCETLHDVISCLVQKTCGALKPLVLEQAYEESITFIKDNAESGEKSLEHAHRGPETHSPVVAPKPAPRTTVSPSQPGPYRDPHDNIYLNPSDEEKVAIPLVPPRTTEGKKVPLLPPTQQKPPVNSHSSPETLGPRLKLRTLQSASELLPQDLAKELKVEVQKRYMSDQLTS